The Latilactobacillus sakei subsp. sakei DSM 20017 = JCM 1157 genome includes a window with the following:
- a CDS encoding alpha/beta fold hydrolase, with protein sequence MWQIINQLLAVIVILVVAAVSLIGLDYYKLAHVQHHWCPRLTHYETAPTLFIHGYRGNRYSMGHLLMRLQKTGVAKKALVIKVAADGTLTFKGPQELTASNPTIQVLFQNNHADVQDQVRWLSQIVAILKKDYDVTTINLVGHSMGAITVLRYLLKPTAVPVKAVVLLAAPVNDPSIGPDTATVFWSELTQRGPRKKTANYNYLAKRVAHFPTAISILNVAGELLGTSRHDGSVAVDSSFALRSLLRGRIDRYQEMLVRGAGGAHSMLHENRLVDQAISDFLWQD encoded by the coding sequence ATGTGGCAGATTATTAATCAGTTATTAGCAGTCATTGTTATTTTAGTTGTGGCAGCAGTGAGTTTAATTGGGCTCGATTATTATAAATTAGCTCACGTACAGCATCACTGGTGTCCACGACTAACGCATTATGAAACAGCACCGACGTTGTTTATCCACGGTTATCGGGGTAATCGGTATTCTATGGGGCATTTATTGATGCGTCTGCAAAAAACGGGGGTCGCCAAAAAAGCGTTAGTTATCAAAGTTGCTGCCGACGGGACCTTAACGTTTAAAGGCCCACAAGAATTGACGGCCAGTAATCCGACGATCCAAGTCCTATTTCAAAATAATCACGCTGATGTGCAGGATCAAGTTCGCTGGCTCAGCCAAATTGTGGCTATCTTGAAAAAAGATTACGACGTAACCACGATTAATTTGGTGGGACACTCGATGGGGGCCATCACAGTATTACGTTACTTATTAAAGCCGACTGCCGTGCCAGTTAAAGCAGTCGTATTACTAGCAGCACCGGTTAATGATCCGTCGATTGGGCCGGATACTGCAACGGTCTTTTGGAGCGAATTAACGCAACGGGGACCACGCAAAAAAACGGCCAATTATAATTATTTGGCCAAACGAGTAGCGCATTTTCCAACGGCAATTAGTATTTTGAATGTCGCTGGCGAATTGTTGGGCACTAGCCGTCACGACGGCTCAGTGGCCGTTGATAGCAGTTTTGCGCTGCGTAGTTTATTGCGGGGGCGAATCGACCGGTATCAAGAAATGCTCGTCAGAGGTGCCGGTGGGGCTCACAGCATGTTGCACGAAAATCGGTTAGTCGATCAGGCAATTAGTGATTTTTTGTGGCAAGACTAA
- the rplK gene encoding 50S ribosomal protein L11 has translation MAKKVANIVKLQIPAGKATPAPPVGPALGQAGINIMGFTKDFNARTADQAGLLIPVVITVYEDRSFDFVTKTPPAAVLLKKAAGVQKGSGEPNTKKVATVTKAQVQEIAETKMQDLNAADVEAAMRMVEGTARSMGFTVEG, from the coding sequence GTGGCTAAAAAAGTAGCAAACATCGTAAAACTTCAAATTCCTGCAGGTAAAGCAACTCCAGCACCACCAGTAGGTCCAGCTTTAGGTCAAGCTGGTATCAACATCATGGGCTTTACAAAGGATTTCAATGCACGTACAGCTGACCAAGCTGGTTTATTGATTCCTGTTGTCATTACTGTATACGAGGATCGGTCATTCGATTTCGTTACAAAGACACCACCAGCAGCAGTTCTTTTAAAGAAAGCTGCAGGTGTTCAAAAAGGTTCTGGCGAACCAAACACTAAGAAGGTTGCAACTGTAACTAAAGCTCAAGTGCAAGAAATCGCTGAAACTAAAATGCAAGACCTAAACGCTGCAGACGTTGAAGCTGCTATGCGCATGGTTGAAGGTACTGCAAGAAGCATGGGATTCACTGTCGAAGGTTAA